In Pseudomonas fakonensis, one DNA window encodes the following:
- the phnR gene encoding phosphonate utilization transcriptional regulator PhnR, whose amino-acid sequence MQATPPRAVTAICHALQEQIEHGLLAPGGKLPAERKLSEVFDTTRITLREALVQLEAQGLIYREERRGWFVAPQRLTYDLIERSHFHAMVRDQGRVPVTELLSARLQPAPAAICARLRLPALSSVVRICRLRRIDGRAVLYAEHYLNPKYFPGILALDLAQSLTEIYAREYHIQYGQVCFEILPTALPAEAASALKVSAGSPGLHITRVNSDQHGHLIDCDLEYWRHDAIRIRAEAG is encoded by the coding sequence ATGCAAGCGACGCCACCGCGCGCGGTAACAGCCATCTGCCACGCCCTGCAGGAGCAGATCGAACACGGCCTGCTGGCCCCCGGCGGCAAGCTGCCGGCCGAGCGCAAGCTCAGCGAGGTGTTCGATACCACGCGCATCACCCTGCGCGAGGCGCTGGTGCAACTGGAGGCCCAAGGGCTGATCTACCGCGAGGAACGGCGTGGCTGGTTCGTTGCGCCCCAGCGCCTGACCTACGACCTGATCGAACGTAGCCACTTCCATGCCATGGTGCGCGACCAGGGGCGGGTGCCCGTTACCGAGCTGCTGTCGGCGCGCCTGCAACCGGCCCCGGCGGCCATCTGCGCACGGCTGCGCCTGCCGGCGCTGTCCAGCGTGGTGCGTATCTGCCGTTTGCGGCGCATCGACGGGCGCGCGGTGCTGTATGCCGAGCACTACCTCAACCCGAAGTACTTCCCGGGCATTCTGGCGCTGGACCTGGCCCAGTCACTGACCGAGATCTACGCCCGGGAATACCACATTCAATACGGGCAGGTGTGCTTCGAGATCCTGCCCACCGCCTTGCCGGCCGAGGCGGCCAGTGCACTGAAGGTCTCGGCGGGTAGCCCCGGGTTGCATATCACCCGGGTCAACAGCGACCAGCATGGGCACTTGATCGACTGTGACCTGGAGTATTGGCGGCATGATGCGATCCGCATCCGGGCTGAGGCAGGCTAG
- the minD gene encoding septum site-determining protein MinD, whose translation MAKILVVTSGKGGVGKTTTSAAIGTGLALRGHKTVIVDFDVGLRNLDLIMGCERRVVYDFVNVVNGEANLQQALIKDKRLENLFVLAASQTRDKDALTQEGVEKVLMELKEQFDYVICDSPAGIEKGAHLAMYFADEAIVVTNPEVSSVRDSDRMLGILSSKSRRSENGEEPIKEHLLITRYHPERVEKGEMLSIADVEEILAIKLKGVIPESQAVLKASNQGIPVILDDQSDAGQAYSDTVDRLLGKEKPLRFIEVPKQGFFARLFGGK comes from the coding sequence TTGGCCAAGATTCTCGTGGTTACTTCCGGCAAGGGGGGTGTGGGCAAGACCACCACCAGCGCCGCCATCGGTACCGGCCTCGCGTTGCGCGGCCACAAGACTGTCATCGTCGACTTCGACGTCGGCCTGCGTAACCTCGACCTGATCATGGGCTGCGAACGCCGCGTGGTGTACGACTTCGTCAACGTGGTCAACGGCGAAGCCAACCTGCAACAGGCCCTGATCAAGGACAAGCGCCTCGAAAACCTGTTCGTGCTGGCCGCCAGCCAAACCCGTGACAAGGACGCCCTCACCCAGGAAGGCGTCGAAAAAGTCCTGATGGAACTGAAAGAACAGTTCGACTACGTCATCTGCGACTCCCCGGCCGGTATCGAGAAAGGCGCGCACCTGGCGATGTACTTCGCCGACGAAGCCATTGTCGTGACCAACCCCGAAGTGTCGTCGGTACGTGACTCGGACCGCATGCTGGGCATCCTGTCGAGCAAGTCGCGCCGCTCCGAGAACGGCGAGGAGCCGATCAAGGAACACCTGCTGATCACCCGTTACCACCCAGAGCGCGTCGAAAAGGGCGAAATGCTCAGCATCGCCGACGTCGAAGAAATCCTGGCGATCAAGCTCAAGGGCGTGATCCCGGAATCGCAAGCCGTACTGAAGGCCTCCAACCAGGGCATCCCGGTCATCCTTGACGACCAGAGCGATGCCGGCCAGGCGTACAGTGATACCGTTGACCGTCTGCTGGGCAAAGAAAAGCCCCTGCGGTTCATTGAAGTGCCGAAGCAAGGATTCTTCGCGCGACTGTTTGGAGGCAAGTAA
- a CDS encoding ABC transporter substrate-binding protein, with protein MKKLFMASLLGSAIAFCTSAMAQDLKALEDAARKEGTVNSVGMPDAWANWKGTWEDLAKKYGLKHSDTDMSSAQEIAKFDAEKDNASADIGDVGAAFGPIAVTKGVTQPYKPSTWDQVPTWAKDQDGHWALAYTGTIAFIINKDLVKEGERPKTWHDLEKGKYKVAIGDVGTAAQAANGVLAAAIAYKGDESNIEPGLQLFTKLAQQKRLSLANPTIQTLEKGEVEVGVVWDFNGLSYRDQIDPKRFEVLIPSDGSITSGYTTIINKYAKHPNAAKLAREYIFSDAGQTNLAIGHARPIRAEHLKLPDDVQAKLLPNEQYKAAQPIKNAETWEATSKALPQKWQEQVIIEME; from the coding sequence ATGAAAAAGTTGTTCATGGCGTCACTGCTCGGTTCGGCCATCGCTTTTTGCACCTCGGCCATGGCCCAGGACCTCAAGGCACTTGAAGACGCCGCCCGCAAGGAAGGCACCGTCAACAGCGTGGGCATGCCCGATGCCTGGGCCAACTGGAAAGGCACCTGGGAGGACCTTGCGAAGAAGTACGGCCTCAAGCACAGCGACACCGACATGAGCTCGGCCCAGGAAATCGCCAAGTTCGATGCCGAAAAAGACAACGCCAGCGCCGACATCGGCGACGTGGGTGCAGCCTTCGGCCCGATCGCGGTGACCAAGGGCGTCACCCAGCCATACAAGCCCAGCACCTGGGACCAGGTACCCACCTGGGCGAAGGACCAGGACGGCCACTGGGCCCTGGCCTATACCGGCACCATCGCCTTCATCATCAACAAGGACCTGGTCAAGGAAGGCGAACGCCCGAAAACCTGGCACGACCTGGAAAAGGGCAAGTACAAGGTCGCCATCGGTGACGTCGGCACTGCGGCGCAGGCCGCCAATGGCGTGCTGGCCGCGGCCATTGCCTACAAGGGCGACGAAAGCAACATCGAGCCGGGCCTGCAACTGTTCACCAAACTGGCACAGCAGAAGCGCCTGTCGCTGGCCAACCCGACCATCCAGACCCTCGAGAAGGGCGAGGTGGAAGTCGGCGTGGTGTGGGACTTCAACGGCCTGAGCTACCGCGACCAGATCGACCCGAAACGCTTCGAGGTGCTGATCCCCTCGGACGGCTCGATCACCTCGGGCTACACCACCATCATCAACAAGTACGCCAAGCACCCGAACGCCGCCAAGCTGGCCCGTGAGTACATCTTCAGCGACGCCGGGCAGACCAACCTGGCCATCGGCCACGCCCGCCCGATCCGCGCCGAGCACCTGAAGCTGCCGGACGACGTGCAGGCCAAGCTGCTGCCCAACGAGCAGTACAAGGCCGCCCAGCCGATCAAGAACGCCGAAACCTGGGAAGCCACCTCCAAGGCACTGCCGCAGAAGTGGCAGGAGCAGGTGATCATCGAGATGGAATAA
- a CDS encoding ABC transporter permease: MRAEKTSAGLYHRVVVYLLFLILLLPLAGTLLYSFATSWSATLLPSGLTFKWYVALWSEPRFLAAFGQSLLVCVGALVLSVLLILPLLFVVHYHFPKLDALMNVLILLPFAVPPVVSSVGLLQLYGSGPMAMVGTPWILIGCYFTIALPFMYRAITNNLQAINLRDLMDAAQLLGASTWQAALLVVLPNLRKGLLVALLLSFSFLFGEFVFANLLVGTRYETLQVYLNNMRNSSGHFNSALVISYFAFVLVLTWVANRLNKDKT; encoded by the coding sequence ATGCGCGCTGAAAAAACCTCGGCCGGGCTCTACCACCGGGTGGTGGTGTACCTGCTGTTTCTCATCCTGCTGCTGCCGCTGGCCGGCACCCTGCTCTACTCCTTTGCCACCAGTTGGTCGGCGACCCTGCTGCCCAGCGGCCTGACCTTCAAGTGGTACGTCGCGCTGTGGAGCGAGCCGCGCTTTCTGGCCGCCTTCGGCCAGTCGCTGCTGGTGTGTGTGGGCGCGCTGGTGTTATCGGTGCTGCTGATCCTGCCGCTTTTGTTCGTGGTGCATTACCACTTCCCCAAGCTCGACGCGCTGATGAACGTGCTGATTCTGCTGCCGTTCGCAGTGCCGCCGGTGGTGTCGTCGGTGGGGCTGCTGCAACTGTATGGCAGCGGGCCGATGGCCATGGTCGGCACGCCGTGGATCCTCATCGGCTGCTACTTCACCATCGCCCTGCCGTTCATGTACCGGGCGATCACCAACAACCTGCAGGCGATCAACCTGCGCGACCTGATGGACGCCGCCCAGTTGCTCGGTGCCAGCACCTGGCAGGCGGCGTTGCTGGTGGTGCTGCCGAACCTGCGCAAGGGCTTGCTGGTGGCGCTGCTGCTGTCGTTCTCGTTCCTGTTCGGCGAGTTCGTCTTTGCCAACCTGCTGGTGGGTACCCGCTACGAAACCCTGCAGGTGTACCTGAACAACATGCGCAACAGCAGCGGCCACTTCAACAGCGCGCTGGTGATCTCCTACTTCGCCTTCGTGCTGGTACTGACCTGGGTCGCCAACCGCCTGAACAAGGACAAAACCTGA
- a CDS encoding MFS transporter, protein MRVTLLLLMCLLGVFPLDVILPSFPAIASSFHVATSSVAYSVSLFAIGVALSQLFIGPLSDAIGRKRLLLVGLLISALGATGCLLSSNFEAFIFFRLLQAIGCGCFVLSHALVQDLYTGKQQNNMRILLTGASGVFISLSPLAGSILQHHFNWQGSFILFTVLSACCALITVIFLQEKAGNFSPRGTLSSYQVLMKDSGFLTLTSFSCLAFTCHFSFIVSSPLLFMDRLGLSAKTFGLVFTGYGLTYVLGGVVAHWLNERIPPRKQIGLGFTLIGASGIASFIWGLLAGPSIASTLLPMIICTMGITIIRPTATTQALARHPTRAGAAAALNNTLLFACAGLASALIAATGSLLSVTLAASFILTGFLGWVMLARMPQLGEETH, encoded by the coding sequence ATGCGAGTAACTTTGCTCTTGCTCATGTGCCTGCTCGGCGTTTTCCCCCTGGACGTCATTCTTCCCTCCTTCCCTGCAATCGCCTCTTCCTTCCACGTTGCAACCAGTAGCGTTGCGTACTCCGTGAGCCTCTTTGCTATCGGCGTGGCGCTTTCACAATTATTCATCGGCCCCCTGTCCGATGCCATTGGCCGAAAGCGGCTCTTGCTGGTCGGTCTCTTGATCTCTGCTCTCGGTGCCACTGGATGCCTGTTGTCATCCAACTTCGAGGCGTTTATCTTCTTCCGTTTGCTACAGGCGATCGGATGTGGCTGCTTCGTGCTCAGCCATGCGTTGGTGCAGGATCTGTATACAGGCAAACAGCAAAACAACATGCGCATTCTACTGACCGGCGCAAGTGGCGTTTTTATTTCACTATCCCCCCTTGCCGGCAGCATTCTTCAACACCACTTCAACTGGCAAGGCAGCTTCATTCTATTTACGGTATTAAGCGCATGCTGCGCACTCATCACCGTCATCTTCCTCCAGGAGAAAGCTGGTAATTTCAGCCCAAGGGGTACTCTTTCAAGCTACCAAGTATTGATGAAAGATTCTGGTTTTCTAACACTCACGTCGTTTTCGTGCTTGGCATTTACCTGCCATTTCTCATTTATCGTCAGTTCTCCTTTACTTTTCATGGACCGCCTGGGCCTTTCAGCAAAAACCTTCGGCCTGGTTTTCACAGGCTATGGCTTGACCTATGTTCTGGGCGGGGTGGTAGCACATTGGCTAAATGAACGCATCCCGCCAAGGAAACAGATAGGATTGGGCTTCACCCTCATCGGCGCCTCCGGCATCGCGTCCTTCATCTGGGGGCTGCTTGCAGGGCCCTCCATTGCAAGCACCTTGCTGCCGATGATCATCTGCACGATGGGCATCACGATCATTCGCCCAACAGCGACCACTCAGGCATTGGCCAGGCATCCAACCCGCGCGGGAGCTGCGGCAGCCTTGAACAATACCTTGCTGTTCGCTTGCGCAGGGTTGGCCAGCGCTTTGATCGCGGCTACCGGCAGTCTGCTGTCCGTGACGCTAGCCGCATCGTTCATCCTTACGGGCTTCCTGGGCTGGGTGATGCTTGCCCGGATGCCGCAATTGGGTGAGGAGACTCACTAG
- a CDS encoding ABC transporter permease produces the protein MSSNPRGRYLALLCLLPFAVFFVIFQIAPLAWVALNSLQSDSGWGLANFSKVFASKFYLQALERSLEISFWSSLFGIVIAVLGAYSLRQVDSKLRDFVSAFANMTSNFAGVPLAFAFIILLGFNGALTLLLKQVGLLGDFSIYSKTGLILVYTYFQIPLGVLLLYPAFDALREDWRESAALLGASHWQFWRHIGLPVLTPALLGTFVILLANALGAYATVYALTTGNFNVLPIRIAALVAGDITLDPNLASALAMVLVGLMTVVTVVHQWLLKRSYHAR, from the coding sequence GTGAGTTCGAACCCCCGTGGCCGCTACCTGGCCCTGCTCTGCCTGCTGCCGTTCGCCGTGTTCTTCGTCATCTTCCAGATCGCCCCGCTGGCCTGGGTGGCCCTCAACAGCCTGCAGAGTGACAGCGGTTGGGGCCTGGCCAACTTCAGCAAGGTGTTCGCCTCGAAGTTCTACCTGCAAGCGCTGGAACGCAGCCTTGAGATCAGCTTCTGGTCGAGCCTGTTCGGCATCGTCATCGCAGTGCTGGGCGCCTATTCGCTGCGCCAGGTGGACTCGAAGCTGCGCGACTTCGTCAGCGCCTTCGCCAACATGACCAGCAACTTCGCAGGCGTCCCCCTGGCGTTCGCCTTCATCATCCTGCTGGGCTTCAATGGCGCGCTGACCCTGCTGCTCAAGCAGGTGGGCCTGCTGGGCGATTTCAGCATCTATTCCAAGACCGGGTTGATCCTGGTGTACACCTACTTCCAGATCCCCCTTGGCGTGCTGCTGCTGTACCCGGCCTTCGATGCCCTGCGCGAAGACTGGCGCGAGTCCGCCGCGCTGCTTGGGGCCAGCCACTGGCAGTTCTGGCGACATATCGGCCTGCCGGTGCTCACCCCTGCCCTGCTCGGCACCTTCGTCATTCTGCTGGCCAACGCCCTGGGTGCCTACGCCACGGTCTACGCCCTGACCACCGGCAACTTCAACGTGCTGCCGATCCGCATCGCCGCGCTGGTGGCCGGCGACATCACCCTCGACCCGAACCTGGCCAGCGCCCTGGCCATGGTGTTGGTGGGGCTGATGACGGTGGTCACGGTGGTTCATCAATGGCTGCTCAAGAGGAGCTACCATGCGCGCTGA
- a CDS encoding alkaline phosphatase family protein, producing the protein MQHNVILVLLDGLNHQVAHHAMGHLHAYVEADRAALYRMECELPSLSRPLYECILTGVPPIDSGIVHNNVNRLSNQRSVFHYAREAGLGTAAAAYHWMSELYNRSPFDPQRDRHTHAPKLPIQHALFYWDDRYPDSHLLADAEYLRRRHAPNFLLVHPMSIDDIGHRHGLDSSQYRNAARSADILLADYLPRWLEEGYQVLVTADHGMNNDRSHNGLLAEEREVPLFVFGDAFSLDPAAKPLQTELCGTICELLGAAHDKAVCRELLK; encoded by the coding sequence ATGCAACACAACGTCATCCTGGTCCTGCTCGACGGCCTCAACCACCAGGTCGCACACCACGCCATGGGCCACCTGCACGCCTATGTCGAGGCCGACCGCGCTGCGCTGTACCGAATGGAATGCGAACTGCCGTCGCTGTCGCGGCCCTTGTACGAATGCATCCTCACCGGCGTACCGCCGATCGACAGCGGCATCGTGCACAACAACGTCAACCGCCTGTCCAACCAGCGCAGCGTGTTCCACTACGCCCGCGAGGCCGGGCTGGGCACCGCCGCCGCGGCGTACCACTGGATGAGCGAGCTGTACAACCGCTCGCCGTTCGACCCGCAGCGCGACCGCCACACCCATGCCCCCAAGCTGCCGATCCAGCATGCCTTGTTTTACTGGGACGACCGCTACCCCGATTCGCACCTGCTGGCCGACGCCGAATACCTGCGCCGCCGCCATGCCCCCAACTTCCTGTTGGTGCACCCGATGAGCATCGACGATATCGGCCACCGCCACGGCCTGGACAGCAGCCAGTACCGCAACGCCGCACGCAGCGCCGACATCCTGTTGGCCGACTACCTGCCGCGCTGGCTCGAGGAGGGCTACCAGGTGCTGGTGACCGCCGATCACGGCATGAACAACGACCGCTCGCACAACGGCTTGCTGGCCGAGGAGCGCGAGGTGCCGCTGTTCGTGTTCGGCGACGCATTCAGCCTGGACCCGGCAGCCAAACCGCTGCAGACCGAACTGTGCGGCACCATTTGCGAGTTGCTCGGCGCAGCCCACGACAAGGCGGTTTGCCGGGAGCTGCTCAAGTGA
- a CDS encoding mechanosensitive ion channel family protein: MPALLRCLTLLLLLFVTPLHAAGLPGLLGSSAPAQPEATEPLGKSLDEVIKNLENDQQRAKLLADLKKLRDATKQSQPTVEQGVLGLIGGALHDFEKQFSGEASPFIRWSAEIDQARDELAALVVPVHQWPAILFGFAAIIAVWSLLAYAFNWIGHRVRVRFGLTEELPQHPRTWDLVRFALRKLGPWLVALVFTVYLSFALPSSLGKSMAMVLAYALVVGTLFSAICVIAFSLLDGPHRHRALHILRHQAFRPLWLIGSFAAFGEAMSDPRLTTALGSHLAHALATLANVIAALCTGLFILRFRRPIAHLIRNQPLSRRLTRRTLSDTIEILGSFWFIPALILVAISLFATFVSAGDTSTALRQSLMCTVLVVVCMVLNGLVRRHAANPKRANKRQAVYAERLRNFGYLLLHLFIWLVFIELGLRVWGQSMISFAEGDGHEISLRLLGLAGTLIVAWLVWILADTAVHHALVRSRRGLANARAQTMMPLIRNVMFVVIFIIAVIVALANMGMNVTPLLAGAGVIGLAIGFGAQSLVADLITGLFIIIEDSLAIDDYVDVGGHLGTVEGLTIRTVRLRDIDGIVHTIPFSEIKSIKNYSREFGYAIFRVAIPHSMNIDQAITLIREVGQKLRSDPLMRRNIWSPLELQGVESFESGSAILRARFKTAPIKQWEVSRAFNLALKRQLDEAGLDLATPRLSVQVVTAGGAPTAEKDSL, translated from the coding sequence GTGCCTGCCCTCCTGCGTTGCCTGACTCTCCTGCTGTTGCTGTTCGTCACCCCGCTGCATGCCGCCGGCCTGCCGGGGCTGCTGGGCAGCAGCGCCCCCGCCCAGCCCGAAGCGACAGAACCGCTGGGCAAGTCGCTGGACGAGGTGATCAAGAACCTCGAGAACGACCAGCAACGCGCCAAGCTGCTGGCCGACCTGAAAAAACTGCGCGACGCCACCAAGCAATCGCAACCCACCGTCGAACAGGGCGTGCTCGGCCTGATCGGCGGCGCCCTGCATGACTTCGAAAAGCAGTTCAGCGGCGAGGCCAGCCCGTTCATCCGCTGGTCCGCAGAAATCGACCAGGCCCGCGACGAGCTGGCCGCGCTGGTGGTGCCGGTGCACCAGTGGCCGGCGATCCTGTTCGGCTTTGCTGCAATCATTGCGGTGTGGAGCCTGCTGGCCTACGCCTTCAACTGGATCGGCCACCGCGTGCGGGTGCGCTTCGGCCTCACCGAAGAACTGCCCCAGCACCCGCGCACCTGGGACCTGGTGCGCTTCGCCCTGCGCAAGCTCGGGCCCTGGCTGGTGGCGCTGGTGTTCACCGTGTACCTGAGCTTCGCCCTGCCCTCCTCGCTGGGCAAGTCGATGGCCATGGTGCTGGCCTATGCGCTGGTGGTCGGCACGCTGTTCTCGGCCATCTGCGTGATCGCCTTCTCGCTGCTCGACGGCCCGCACCGCCACCGCGCCCTGCACATCCTGCGCCACCAGGCGTTCCGCCCGCTGTGGCTGATCGGCAGCTTCGCAGCCTTTGGCGAGGCGATGAGCGACCCGCGCCTGACCACCGCCTTGGGCAGCCACCTGGCGCATGCCCTGGCAACCCTGGCCAACGTCATCGCCGCGCTGTGCACCGGGCTGTTCATCCTGCGTTTTCGCCGCCCCATCGCCCACCTTATCCGCAACCAGCCGCTGTCCCGCCGGCTGACCCGGCGCACCTTGAGCGACACCATCGAGATCCTCGGCAGCTTCTGGTTCATCCCGGCGCTGATCCTGGTGGCGATTTCGCTGTTCGCCACCTTCGTCTCCGCCGGCGACACCAGCACAGCCCTGCGCCAGTCGCTGATGTGCACGGTGCTGGTGGTGGTGTGCATGGTGCTCAACGGCCTGGTGCGCCGCCACGCCGCCAACCCCAAGCGCGCCAACAAGCGCCAGGCGGTGTACGCCGAGCGCCTGCGCAACTTCGGCTACCTGCTGCTGCACCTGTTCATCTGGCTGGTGTTCATCGAGCTGGGCCTGCGCGTGTGGGGCCAGTCGATGATCAGCTTCGCCGAGGGCGACGGCCACGAGATCAGCCTGCGCCTGCTGGGCCTGGCCGGCACCCTGATCGTCGCCTGGCTGGTGTGGATCCTTGCCGACACCGCCGTGCACCACGCCCTGGTGCGCTCGCGCCGCGGGCTGGCCAACGCCCGGGCGCAAACCATGATGCCGCTCATCCGCAACGTGATGTTCGTGGTGATTTTCATCATTGCGGTGATCGTCGCCCTGGCCAACATGGGCATGAACGTCACCCCGCTGCTGGCCGGTGCCGGCGTGATCGGCCTGGCCATCGGCTTTGGCGCGCAGTCGCTGGTGGCCGACCTGATCACCGGGCTGTTCATCATCATCGAGGACAGCCTGGCCATCGACGACTACGTCGATGTCGGCGGCCACCTGGGCACGGTCGAGGGCCTGACCATCCGCACCGTGCGCCTGCGCGACATCGACGGCATCGTGCATACCATCCCGTTCAGCGAGATCAAGAGCATCAAGAACTACTCCCGCGAGTTCGGCTACGCGATCTTCCGGGTGGCGATCCCCCACAGCATGAACATCGACCAGGCCATCACGCTGATCCGCGAAGTGGGCCAGAAGCTGCGCAGCGACCCGCTGATGCGCCGCAACATCTGGTCGCCGCTGGAGCTGCAGGGGGTGGAGAGTTTCGAGTCGGGCTCGGCGATCTTGCGGGCCCGCTTCAAGACCGCGCCGATCAAGCAGTGGGAAGTGTCGCGGGCGTTCAACCTTGCGCTCAAGCGCCAGCTGGACGAGGCCGGGCTGGACCTGGCGACGCCAAGGTTGTCGGTGCAAGTGGTGACGGCGGGCGGAGCTCCAACAGCCGAAAAAGATTCCCTGTAG
- a CDS encoding M18 family aminopeptidase yields MREALNTGLIEFLKASPTPFHATASLAQRLEAAGYQRLDERDSWATVPGGRYYVTRNDSSIIAIKLGKHSPLIGGIRMVGAHTDSPCLRVKPQPELQRQGFLQLGVEVYGGALLAPWFDRDLSLAGRVTFRRDGKVESQLVDFKLPIAIIPNLAIHLNRTANEGWQINPQTELPPILAQVAGDERIDFRALLTEQLAREHELNADVVLDYELSFYDTQDAAQIGLNGDFIAGARLDNLLSCYAGLQALLAAEGDETCVLVCTDHEEVGSCSACGADGPMLEQTLQRLLPDGDEYVRTIQRSLMVSADNAHGVHPNYADKHDGNHGPKLNAGPVIKVNNNQRYATNSETAGFFRHLCMAEEVPVQSFVVRSDMGCGSTIGPITASHLGVRTVDIGLPTFAMHSIRELCGSHDLAHLVKVLGAFYRSRELP; encoded by the coding sequence ATGCGCGAAGCACTGAATACCGGCCTGATCGAATTCCTCAAGGCCTCCCCGACGCCCTTCCATGCCACCGCAAGCCTGGCGCAGCGCCTCGAAGCCGCCGGCTACCAGCGCCTGGACGAGCGCGACAGCTGGGCCACGGTGCCCGGCGGGCGCTACTACGTCACCCGCAACGACTCCTCGATCATCGCCATCAAGCTGGGCAAGCATTCGCCGCTGATCGGCGGCATCCGCATGGTCGGCGCCCACACCGACAGCCCGTGCCTGCGGGTCAAGCCGCAGCCCGAGCTGCAACGCCAGGGCTTTTTGCAACTGGGCGTCGAGGTATACGGCGGCGCGCTGCTGGCGCCCTGGTTCGACCGCGACCTGTCGCTGGCCGGGCGGGTCACCTTCCGCCGTGACGGCAAGGTCGAAAGCCAGCTGGTGGACTTCAAGCTGCCGATCGCGATCATCCCCAACCTTGCCATCCACCTGAACCGCACCGCCAACGAAGGCTGGCAGATCAACCCACAGACCGAGCTGCCGCCGATTCTTGCCCAGGTGGCCGGCGACGAGCGCATCGACTTTCGCGCCTTGCTCACCGAGCAGTTGGCCCGCGAGCACGAACTCAACGCCGACGTGGTGCTGGACTACGAGCTGAGTTTCTACGATACGCAAGACGCTGCGCAGATCGGCCTGAACGGCGACTTCATCGCCGGCGCCCGCCTGGACAACCTGCTGTCGTGCTACGCCGGCCTGCAGGCCCTGCTGGCCGCCGAGGGCGATGAAACCTGCGTGCTGGTGTGCACCGACCACGAAGAGGTCGGCAGTTGCTCGGCCTGCGGCGCCGACGGCCCGATGCTCGAGCAGACCCTGCAGCGCCTGCTGCCGGACGGCGACGAGTACGTGCGCACCATCCAGCGCTCGCTGATGGTCTCGGCCGACAACGCCCACGGCGTGCACCCCAACTACGCCGACAAGCACGACGGCAACCATGGCCCCAAACTCAACGCAGGGCCGGTGATCAAGGTCAACAACAACCAGCGCTACGCCACCAACAGCGAAACCGCCGGTTTCTTCCGCCACCTGTGCATGGCCGAAGAAGTCCCGGTACAGAGCTTCGTGGTGCGCAGCGACATGGGCTGCGGCTCGACCATCGGCCCGATCACCGCCAGCCACCTGGGCGTTCGCACCGTGGACATCGGCCTGCCGACCTTTGCCATGCATTCGATCCGCGAGCTGTGCGGCAGCCATGACCTGGCGCACCTGGTGAAGGTGCTCGGGGCGTTCTACCGCAGCCGCGAGTTGCCTTGA
- the minE gene encoding cell division topological specificity factor MinE: MNLFDFFRGRQKQTSASVAKERLQIIVAHERGQRSTPDYLPALQKELVEVIRKYVNIGNDDVQVALENQGSCSILELNITLPER, from the coding sequence ATGAACCTTTTTGACTTCTTTCGTGGCAGGCAGAAACAGACCAGCGCGTCGGTAGCGAAAGAGCGTCTACAGATCATCGTGGCGCACGAGCGCGGCCAGCGCAGCACCCCGGACTACCTGCCCGCCTTGCAGAAGGAACTGGTCGAGGTGATCCGCAAGTACGTCAACATCGGCAACGACGATGTGCAGGTGGCACTGGAAAACCAGGGCAGCTGCTCGATCCTGGAGCTGAACATCACCCTGCCGGAACGCTGA
- a CDS encoding RluA family pseudouridine synthase, whose amino-acid sequence MPLSNIQILHEDAAILVINKPTLLLSVPGRAEDNKDCLITRLQENGYPDALIVHRLDWETSGIILLARDADSHRELSRQFHDRETEKAYTALCWGQPALDSGSIDLPLRYDPPTKPRHVVDHEQGKHALTFWRILERCGDYCRVELTPITGRSHQLRVHMLSIGHPLLGDRLYANPEALAAHERLCLHASMLSFTHPVSGERLKFECPAPF is encoded by the coding sequence ATGCCGCTGTCGAACATCCAGATCCTTCACGAAGACGCCGCCATCCTGGTGATCAACAAGCCGACCCTGCTGCTGTCGGTGCCGGGCCGCGCCGAGGACAACAAGGACTGCCTGATCACCCGCCTGCAGGAAAACGGCTACCCCGACGCGCTGATCGTGCACCGCCTGGACTGGGAAACCTCCGGCATCATCCTGCTGGCCCGCGATGCCGACAGCCACCGCGAACTGTCGCGCCAGTTCCACGACCGCGAGACAGAAAAGGCCTACACCGCGCTGTGCTGGGGGCAACCGGCCCTGGACAGCGGCAGCATCGACCTGCCGCTGCGCTACGACCCGCCCACCAAGCCGCGCCACGTGGTGGACCACGAGCAGGGCAAGCATGCGCTGACCTTCTGGCGCATCCTCGAGCGCTGCGGCGACTATTGCAGGGTGGAACTGACGCCGATCACCGGCCGTTCGCACCAGTTGCGCGTGCACATGCTGTCAATCGGCCACCCGTTGCTGGGCGACCGCCTGTATGCCAACCCCGAAGCACTGGCGGCCCATGAGCGGCTGTGCCTGCATGCCTCGATGCTGAGCTTCACCCACCCGGTTTCCGGGGAGCGGTTGAAGTTCGAATGCCCGGCACCCTTTTAA